Proteins found in one Sphingomonas sp. SORGH_AS_0879 genomic segment:
- a CDS encoding FAD/NAD(P)-binding protein has protein sequence MTAGIEHVAIIGGGFAGTLLAINLVRHGGPRATLVERRANQLARGVAYSAAHAEHLLNVRAGNMSALRDDPDHFVRWLVARGAGDAKTFVPRRVYGDYLRDLLMETIAADPARLTLASGEVVGLDREGAGYRLHMAEGAALAADAVVLALGNLPPHTPPGIDPALLAEGCYREDPWAGDIAEGLGDDDRVLLVGSGLTAIDAALLLDASGFGGRTIAMSRRGLAPRRHADAPPFTPLRERPAATLSALVRHVRCAAGEQGWRGAVDALRPVTQMMWGAADGVTRARFLRHVRPYWDVHRHRLAPSVADRVDALIEAGRLSIAGGKLVRVEPNGQGAVVHWRPRGSDQVETLRVARIVNCTGPQGDLLRSREPLIRQLLSEGMIRPDALRIGLEVDAQSHVVAADGGVDDRLYCIGPMTRGGLWEVVAVPDLRQQNWELARRLAHAQWVGGEGL, from the coding sequence ATGACGGCGGGAATCGAGCATGTCGCGATCATCGGCGGCGGTTTTGCGGGGACGCTGCTGGCGATCAATCTGGTGCGCCATGGCGGCCCGCGCGCGACGCTGGTCGAGCGGCGGGCCAACCAGTTGGCGCGGGGAGTCGCCTATAGCGCGGCCCATGCCGAGCATCTGCTGAACGTGCGCGCCGGTAACATGAGTGCGTTGCGCGACGATCCCGATCATTTCGTTCGGTGGCTGGTCGCGCGCGGGGCGGGGGATGCGAAGACCTTCGTACCGCGCCGGGTCTATGGCGATTATCTGCGCGACCTGCTGATGGAGACGATCGCCGCGGACCCCGCGCGGCTGACCTTGGCGAGCGGCGAGGTCGTCGGGCTGGATCGGGAGGGCGCGGGGTATCGGCTCCACATGGCGGAGGGAGCGGCGCTGGCAGCCGATGCGGTGGTGCTGGCGCTGGGCAATCTGCCGCCGCACACGCCGCCAGGGATCGACCCCGCTTTGCTGGCGGAGGGATGCTACCGCGAAGACCCATGGGCGGGGGATATCGCCGAGGGGCTGGGGGATGATGACCGGGTGCTGCTGGTCGGTAGCGGGCTGACCGCCATCGACGCGGCGCTGTTGCTCGATGCGAGCGGGTTCGGCGGGCGGACCATCGCCATGTCGCGCCGGGGCCTAGCTCCCCGTCGCCATGCCGATGCGCCGCCCTTCACCCCTTTGCGCGAGCGACCCGCCGCCACCTTGTCGGCGCTGGTCCGGCATGTCCGCTGTGCGGCGGGGGAACAGGGCTGGCGCGGGGCGGTCGATGCGCTGCGCCCGGTGACGCAGATGATGTGGGGTGCCGCCGATGGCGTGACGCGGGCGCGGTTCCTGCGGCATGTGCGGCCCTATTGGGATGTGCACCGGCATCGCCTCGCCCCTTCGGTCGCCGACCGGGTGGATGCGTTGATCGAGGCGGGGCGGTTGTCGATCGCGGGTGGCAAGCTGGTCCGCGTCGAACCGAATGGGCAGGGGGCTGTCGTGCACTGGCGACCGAGGGGAAGCGATCAGGTCGAGACGCTGCGCGTCGCGCGGATCGTCAATTGCACCGGGCCGCAAGGCGATCTGCTCCGGTCGCGCGAGCCGCTGATCCGGCAGTTGCTGAGCGAGGGGATGATCCGGCCTGACGCGCTCCGCATCGGGTTGGAGGTCGATGCGCAGAGCCATGTCGTGGCCGCCGATGGCGGGGTGGACGACCGGCTCTACTGCATCGGCCCGATGACACGCGGCGGACTGTGGGAGGTCGTCGCGGTGCCGGACCTGCGGCAGCAGAATTGGGAATTGGCGCGGCGTCTGGCCCATGCGCAATGGGTCGGCGGCGAGGGGCTGTAA